Proteins from one Oncorhynchus tshawytscha isolate Ot180627B linkage group LG16, Otsh_v2.0, whole genome shotgun sequence genomic window:
- the LOC112232652 gene encoding ADP-ribosylation factor-like protein 8A, whose protein sequence is MIALINKLLDWFKALFWKEEMELTLVGLQYSGKTTFVNVIASGQFSEDMIPTVGFNMRKITKGNVTIKLWDIGGQPRFRSMWERYCRGVSAIVYMVDAADPEKIEASKNELHNLLDKPQLQGIPVLVLGNKRDLPGSLDEKELIERMNLSAIQDREICCYSISCKEKDNIDITLQWLIQHSRTKRSTS, encoded by the exons ATGATCGCTTTGATCAACAAGCTCCTTGACTGGTTTAAAGCACTATTttggaaggaggagatggagttgACTTTGGTGGGACTACAGTATTCGGGAAAGACAACCTTCGTGAACGTGATTGCG TCTGGCCAGTTCAGTGAAGACATGATTCCCACAGTGGGCTTCAACATGAGGAAAATCACCAAGGGAAACGTCACCATTAAG CTGTGGGATATCGGCGGTCAGCCTCGATTCAGGAGTATGTGGGAGCGATACTGCCGAGGAGTCAGTGCCATCGT GTACATGGTTGATGCAGCTGATCCAGAGAAAATTGAGGCCTCTAAGAATGAACTACACAACTTGTTGGACAAGCCCCAGCTCCAGGGTATTCCT GTTCTTGTCTTGGGGAACAAGAGAGATCTTCCTGGGTCGCTTGATGAGAAAGAGCTGATTGAGAGGAT GAACCTCTCAGCCATCCAGGACAGAGAAATCTGCTGTTACTCTATCTCTTGCAAGGAAAAGGACAACATTG ATATAACACTACAGTGGCTGATCCAGCACTCCAGAACCAAGCGGAGCACTTCATGA